AGGACCCGAAGGAGGCAGCGTGAGCACCGGCCGGGAGCTGACCCGGCCGCAGAAGCTCGTACTCGGCGCGGCGTTCGTCCCAATGCTCGCCACCGGCGCCGCCGGCGGAGCGGGCACCTTCTCCAACATCAAGGGCGCCTACGGTTCCGGGACCGCGCTCGGCGCGGTCGCCGCGGGCGAGGGCGCCACTGCCGTCCTGGCTCTGGTCCTGCTCGGACTGACGATGCTCGGACAGGCCTCCCCTGCCGTGGTCCGGATCGGGTTGTGGGTGCTGCCCACAGCCGCCGCGGTCATGGCCGCGATGGCGGCCGAGGGCGCCGGCCGCACAGTGATCTACGCGGTCACGCCGATGGGCATGTGCGTGGCGGCGGAGGGCATGGCCTTCCTGGCCCGGCGGATCGTGGTCCACACCGACGGCAGGGACGCCGAGGCCGAACACCGGGCCGCCACCGTCGTGAGGGCACTGGCCTACCACCGGGCCCGGGCCGCGAACCACCCCGACGAGAAGATCCGCGCCCGCTCCGAGCGCACCTCATGGAGGCTCGCCCGGAGGATCGGGACCGGGGATGCCTCCCTCGGTACACGCCTGCTGGAGGTCCAGCGGGAGCGCGTCGCCGACGGCGCCGACGCAGCCCTGGCGGACATGTTCGGGACGACCGTCACACCGGAGCGTCACGCCGTCACGGCCCCCGTGACCCCCGCCCTCGCCCTGGCTCCCGCACCACAGATCGACCCCGCTGAGGAGCCCGCCGAGGCCGAGGTCGTCACGGCGTCCCGTGACGGGGAAGACACGCAGGTCAACCCGACAATGCCGGAGGTCGAAGAGGAGTCAGTCACGGTGGTCGTCACGCCCGTGACGCTGGACGAGGTCGCGGCCGTGACGGGCGTGCCCACGCCTCACCCGGCGGAAGCGCTCTCGGACGAGCAGCTCGTGGTCGTGCTGCGGCATCTGCGGTACTCGGAGGATCCGCCTCTGTCCTACCGGCAAGCCGTCACGGCGTTCCGTGACGCCGGGTTCGTCGGGGGCGAGCAGCGCGTCCGTACGGCCTGGGGCGCGGTGATGTCTCAGGAAGAGAGCGCCCCATGACCGCCCTGCCGGTCTACTCATGGCGCCTCGCCCCGGACGGTCTGGCCACCCGCCGACAGCTCCGCTCCGCCGGCCTGCGGCCGGGCGGTCAGGACGTCGTCGCCCAGGTGGAGCGGCCGCGCTACCGGCGCGGCCCGTTGGTTGCGTTCCTCTACCGGATAGAGCTGGCGCTGCCGGTCCGCCCCATGACCCCGGCCAAGGCCGCGGCCCTGGCGAAGGCGAACACCGCCCGCAGGACCTGCCCCGCGTGCCGCACGGATGCCGGGTACGTCATCCCGGCCTCGCTCGGCATGTGCGTGCCCTGCGCCTACCCCGAAGAACAGTGCGTCGCCTGAACCACCTCAGCAGGGCCCGGCCATCCACCTCCTACAGCGTCGGCCGGGCCCCCTTCTCCCGTGAAGGAGCACGTTCAGCATGACCGAGACCATCACCGAACCGCAGGCTCCCCCCGAAGAATCCACCCCCGCCCCGGCCTCGCCGACCACTGCCGAGACGAGCACCAAGCAGGTCGGCCACACCCCGGGTGGCTTCCCAGTCGTCCCGCTGTCTCTGACCGGGGCGAACGCCACGGCGAGCCTCCTCGCTTCGGCCGCTCTGGCCGGCGGGCCGGTCGCCGCCGCTGTGGTGATGACCGGCGCCGTCGCCCTGGGCGCCGTCGCCACCCGCAAGCGCGGCAAGGCCGCGAAGGCCAAGACGACGACCACGTCGAAGTCTCCCTCGGCTGGTGCCGGGAGCAGCGGGGGTCGTGGCCTCTTGGGACGAGTCCCCCCACAGCCCCGGACCTCAACCCGTACCGGTGGCGGAGCAGGTTCCCGTAAATCCTCCGGGCAGTCCCGACACCGTGCGAGCGGCTCTGCAGGAGTCGGCAGCTCGGGTTCGCACCGGGCCAAGGGCGGTACGTCGTCGGCGCGGCAGCGTGCCGTGCAGGCGGCCGGCCGTCTGGCCGGGGGGCGTGCGGGGCAGGTGCGTGAACTGCGGGCCTCCACCCGCGCCCAGTCCCCGACCCGGGCCGCATCCCGTACGGGGGCGGTGCAGGCGCGGCGGCAGGTCGCCGACAACCGGCGGACCGCGAAGGCCGCCGAGCGGGCCGCGTCCGCGCAGGCCAAGCCCCGTGGTCTTGCGGCTCGGACGCTGGCCAAGGGCATGGGCAAGGCCGCGACTGTCCGCGACAAGGCCGTTGCCGGGGCCCGCTCGATACGGGACCGCAGCGCGGGCCGTGTGGTCGCTTCCGGCCGGGATGGGATCCGCCAGGCCGCACACCGCAAGCGGGTGGAGCAGCTCAAAGCGCCCGCCCGCAAGGTGGCCCGGAAGGCACTGCGCCGGTCCGCCGCCCGCTTCCACGCCCGCCGGGCCCTCGCCGGACTCCTCGGCGGAGCGGCTGGGGTGCTCGGGATGGTGACGACCCCGCTGGGGCGGAAGCTGCGGATGCCGTCGCTGATGCACCCCGGCCGGCGCCTCTACCGGGCTCTCGTGAACCGGGCCCGCACCGCCCGCGAAGCCCGGGACGCCGAGATCCGGGCCCAGTTGGAGCAGGACGAGCAGGCCGCCGAGGCGGAAGCCGCGGCGGAGCAGAACGAGGACGAGCAGCACGTCGGGGACCGCGTGGAGCGGCCCGTGAGTCATGTACCGGCACCTCCCATCCATGAAGGAGCACCCCAGGTGAGTACCGCTTCTGGTTTCCGGTTCGAGGAGTACGCGGCCGAGATGGAGGCCGCCGCCCAGGGCTACGAGCCCGACAACGCGATGGAGATCCTCGCCATGGTCGAGGGCCTGCCCCACGCCCTGGGGTCGGTCGCGAACGTGATGAAGATCCTCGGTGAGCGCTCGGATGCCGAGTTCCCGCTCGACAAGGCCGTCGCGGAGACGTTCCGGGACTGCTTCGGCGCCGTCATGGCGTCGGTGTCGGTCGCGGAGGA
This genomic window from Streptomyces sp. NBC_01351 contains:
- a CDS encoding RRQRL motif-containing zinc-binding protein, encoding MTALPVYSWRLAPDGLATRRQLRSAGLRPGGQDVVAQVERPRYRRGPLVAFLYRIELALPVRPMTPAKAAALAKANTARRTCPACRTDAGYVIPASLGMCVPCAYPEEQCVA